A genomic stretch from Thermoanaerobaculia bacterium includes:
- a CDS encoding ATP-binding protein, giving the protein MNRSGPAGDAAAIRRPGSLEHLPELVDFVRRACERSGADASSCFAVRLAVEEVCTNLMRHAYAGREPGPIEVSVEGSPGRVVVTITDFAPPFRPDEAPSPDFDAPWEDRRIGGLGWHLVKSVVDEIRYEARADAGNRLTLVKRTQPAAGGGEG; this is encoded by the coding sequence GTGAACCGGAGCGGGCCGGCCGGGGACGCGGCGGCGATCCGCCGGCCGGGAAGCCTCGAGCATCTGCCGGAGCTCGTCGACTTCGTGCGCCGCGCGTGCGAGCGCTCCGGCGCGGACGCCTCCTCGTGCTTCGCGGTGCGGCTCGCCGTCGAGGAGGTCTGCACGAACCTGATGCGGCACGCCTACGCCGGGCGCGAGCCCGGCCCGATCGAGGTGAGCGTCGAGGGCAGTCCCGGCCGCGTCGTCGTGACGATCACCGATTTCGCGCCGCCGTTCCGTCCCGACGAGGCGCCGTCGCCCGATTTCGACGCGCCCTGGGAGGATCGCCGCATCGGCGGTCTCGGCTGGCACCTCGTCAAGAGCGTCGTCGACGAGATCCGCTACGAGGCTCGGGCGGACGCCGGCAACCGCCTGACACTCGTGAAGCGCACGCAGCCCGCCGCGGGCGGCGGAGAGGGGTAG
- a CDS encoding diguanylate cyclase, whose product MSSAPREVRSVPSPVDVLLVEDDEPLANGLRETLSIASGPRFRVTHVTRLADALVSLSDRRFDVVLLDLNLPDARGAVAPRTLQKAAADVPIVILTGIADDQLAAENARAGVQDYLLKSEINGDILVRSLRYAMERSRLLAEAKALSIRDDLTGLFNRRGFLGAAEQQLKTASRLGEPVLLLFADVDGMKECNDEYGHAHGDRLLQKAARTLRRTFRESDVLGRLGGDEFAILSLANGQGDSRAIVARLQRNIEAENADDSQPVPLSLSVGLAFSDPRSGARLDDLMEQADAWMYDHKRRKKTAAADA is encoded by the coding sequence ATGAGCTCCGCCCCCCGAGAAGTTCGGTCCGTCCCGTCCCCGGTCGACGTGCTGCTCGTCGAGGACGACGAGCCGCTCGCCAACGGGCTCCGCGAGACGCTCTCGATCGCGAGCGGGCCCCGTTTCCGGGTCACCCACGTGACCCGTCTCGCCGACGCGCTCGTTTCGCTGAGCGACCGGAGGTTCGACGTCGTGCTGCTCGACCTGAACCTCCCGGACGCGCGGGGAGCGGTCGCTCCCCGGACGCTCCAGAAGGCGGCTGCCGACGTCCCGATCGTCATCCTGACCGGAATCGCCGACGACCAGCTGGCCGCGGAGAATGCGCGGGCGGGCGTCCAGGACTACCTGCTCAAGAGCGAGATCAACGGCGACATCCTCGTCCGCTCCCTCCGGTACGCGATGGAAAGGAGCCGATTGCTCGCCGAGGCGAAGGCGCTCTCGATCCGCGACGACCTGACGGGACTCTTCAACCGGCGAGGTTTTCTCGGCGCCGCCGAGCAGCAGCTGAAGACGGCGAGCCGCCTCGGGGAGCCGGTTCTGCTCCTCTTTGCGGACGTGGACGGCATGAAGGAATGCAACGACGAATACGGCCACGCGCACGGCGACCGGCTCCTCCAGAAGGCGGCGCGGACCCTTCGCCGCACGTTTCGCGAATCCGACGTGCTCGGCCGGCTCGGCGGCGACGAGTTCGCGATCCTCTCGCTCGCGAACGGTCAGGGAGATTCCCGCGCGATCGTCGCCCGCCTGCAGCGCAACATCGAGGCGGAGAACGCCGACGACAGCCAACCCGTTCCGCTCTCGCTCTCCGTGGGCCTCGCCTTCTCCGACCCGCGGAGCGGCGCCCGGCTCGACGACCTGATGGAGCAGGCGGACGCCTGGATGTACGACCATAAGAGGCGGAAGAAGACCGCCGCCGCCGACGCCTAG
- a CDS encoding SpoIIE family protein phosphatase, producing MSVPAAPARILVVDDNEMNRDVLARRLLRQGYTVDVAENGRRALERARAEKYDLMLLDVMMPELDGRQVLAEWMRDATLRNIPVVMISASDETEIVAGCIELGADDYLPKPFNPVVLQARVGASLEKKRLRDRERLYAESLERELAIGRRIQATFLPEELPQPEGWEISALFEPARQCAGDFYDAFALPGGRVALAIADVCDKGVGAALFMALFRSLIRSTAEAAAADGDAAAIVRRAVVGTNDYIARTHGRANMFATLFFAVADTATGRMRYVNGGHEAPLVLSLSGEIASSLEPTGPAVGMLPESPYEVGSAAIAPGETLFGYTDGVTDAKGADGFFGRDRLLSVLSSGTASAAELLDRIGTAVRAHVGDAERYDDLTMLAVRRIG from the coding sequence GTGAGCGTCCCGGCCGCGCCGGCGCGGATCCTCGTCGTCGACGACAACGAGATGAACCGGGACGTGCTCGCCCGGAGGCTCCTGCGGCAGGGCTACACGGTCGACGTCGCGGAGAACGGCCGCCGCGCCCTCGAGCGGGCGCGCGCGGAGAAGTACGACCTGATGCTCCTCGACGTGATGATGCCCGAGCTCGACGGCCGGCAGGTCCTCGCCGAGTGGATGCGCGACGCGACTCTACGGAACATCCCGGTCGTGATGATCTCGGCGAGCGACGAGACGGAGATCGTCGCCGGGTGCATCGAGCTCGGCGCCGACGACTACCTGCCCAAGCCGTTCAACCCCGTCGTGCTCCAGGCGCGCGTCGGCGCTTCGCTCGAGAAGAAGCGTCTGCGCGACCGCGAGCGGCTCTACGCCGAGAGCCTCGAGCGCGAGCTCGCGATCGGGCGGCGGATCCAGGCGACGTTCCTCCCGGAGGAGCTCCCGCAGCCCGAAGGGTGGGAGATCTCCGCGCTCTTCGAGCCCGCGCGGCAGTGCGCCGGAGACTTCTACGACGCCTTCGCTCTTCCGGGGGGCCGCGTCGCGCTCGCCATCGCGGACGTCTGCGACAAGGGAGTCGGCGCGGCGCTCTTCATGGCGCTGTTCCGCAGCCTCATCCGGTCGACGGCGGAAGCGGCGGCCGCCGATGGCGACGCGGCCGCGATCGTCCGGCGCGCCGTCGTCGGAACCAACGACTACATCGCCCGCACGCACGGGCGCGCGAACATGTTCGCGACGCTCTTCTTCGCGGTCGCCGACACGGCGACCGGCCGGATGCGGTACGTCAACGGCGGCCATGAGGCGCCGCTCGTCCTGTCGCTCTCCGGGGAAATCGCGAGCTCGCTCGAGCCGACCGGGCCCGCCGTCGGGATGCTTCCCGAGTCGCCGTACGAGGTCGGCAGCGCGGCGATCGCGCCCGGCGAGACGCTGTTCGGTTACACCGACGGCGTGACCGACGCGAAGGGCGCGGACGGCTTCTTCGGACGCGACCGGCTCCTTTCCGTCCTCTCCTCCGGGACGGCCTCGGCGGCGGAGCTCCTCGACAGGATCGGGACGGCGGTGCGCGCGCACGTCGGAGACGCAGAGCGCTACGACGACCTGACGATGCTCGCGGTCCGGCGAATCGGCTGA
- a CDS encoding response regulator, producing the protein MSRILLVEDNDMNRDMLTRRLARRGYQVEAAVDGGEAVSRAASAAPDLVLMDLNLPVLDGYEATRQIKAAPATRAIPVIALSAHAMAEDRDRALAAGCDDFDTKPVDLERLLRKIEALLVRRPAGP; encoded by the coding sequence GTGAGCCGGATCCTGCTCGTCGAGGACAACGACATGAACCGCGACATGCTCACCCGCAGGCTTGCGCGGCGCGGCTATCAGGTCGAAGCGGCGGTCGACGGCGGCGAGGCGGTCTCGCGGGCGGCGTCGGCGGCGCCCGATCTCGTGCTGATGGACCTGAATCTCCCGGTGCTGGACGGATACGAGGCGACCCGTCAGATCAAGGCCGCTCCGGCGACCCGCGCAATCCCCGTGATCGCGCTTTCCGCGCACGCGATGGCGGAGGACCGCGACCGCGCGCTCGCCGCCGGATGCGACGACTTCGACACGAAGCCCGTGGACCTCGAGCGCCTGCTCCGGAAGATCGAAGCGCTCCTCGTCCGCCGGCCGGCGGGGCCGTGA
- a CDS encoding ATP-binding protein has product MSDTVASPDSAISPAGDTAARPARSVHPIVRLDYFVRIPASFVVFLVMESTFVSAGRGRGFLALAFAYGILWPHLAYLIGTRSRDSKAAELRCLLVDSFMIGFFSALTGFSLLPCIAFLTSINAANLSIGGPPVALKGLGGMIAGAGVSVLAFGLHVNSESNAVISAFSIFAIVCFSTVFALHSHLQTRRMLRAKQAVQDQKLQIEEQARQVEQAREAAEEAREAAEAANRAKSAFLANMSHELRTPLNAIIGYSELLEEEAAGGSPEDLVADLQKIRTSGKHLLRLINSVLDLSKIEAGKMTLFVETFDIARLVEEVATTAAPLVEKKGNRFAVRCDPELGSLKGDVTKLKQILLNLLSNASKFAENGEISLEVARESDREGNWVTFRVRDTGIGMTPEQLGKVFQAFTQADAATTRKYGGTGLGLALSRRFCQMMGGDVTAESTYGQGATFTVRLPSDVGNEEGDATSIHRVNFRALVEEEEKRRRALAGNSGTAGG; this is encoded by the coding sequence GTGAGCGATACGGTGGCGTCGCCAGACTCCGCAATTTCCCCCGCCGGGGATACCGCGGCGCGCCCCGCGCGGTCGGTCCACCCGATCGTCCGGCTCGATTATTTCGTCCGCATTCCCGCCTCGTTCGTCGTCTTCCTCGTCATGGAATCGACCTTCGTCTCGGCCGGCCGTGGCCGCGGCTTCCTGGCGCTCGCCTTCGCCTACGGGATCCTCTGGCCCCACCTGGCCTATCTGATCGGAACGCGCAGCCGCGACAGCAAGGCGGCCGAGCTGCGTTGTCTCCTCGTCGACTCGTTCATGATCGGTTTCTTCTCGGCGCTCACCGGTTTTTCCCTGCTGCCGTGCATCGCCTTCCTCACGTCGATCAACGCGGCGAACCTGAGCATCGGGGGGCCGCCCGTCGCGCTCAAGGGGCTCGGGGGGATGATCGCGGGAGCCGGCGTCTCGGTGCTCGCGTTCGGCCTGCACGTCAACAGCGAGTCGAACGCGGTCATCTCCGCCTTCAGCATCTTCGCGATCGTGTGCTTCTCGACGGTGTTCGCGCTCCACTCGCACCTCCAGACCCGTCGGATGCTGCGAGCCAAGCAGGCCGTGCAGGACCAGAAGCTTCAGATCGAGGAGCAGGCCCGGCAGGTCGAGCAGGCGCGCGAGGCCGCCGAGGAGGCGCGCGAGGCTGCCGAAGCGGCGAACCGGGCCAAGAGCGCGTTCCTCGCGAACATGAGCCACGAGCTCCGCACGCCCCTGAACGCGATCATCGGCTACAGCGAGCTCCTCGAGGAGGAGGCCGCCGGCGGAAGCCCGGAAGACCTCGTCGCGGACCTGCAGAAGATCCGCACGTCGGGCAAGCATCTCCTGCGCCTGATCAACAGCGTGCTCGACCTTTCGAAGATCGAGGCGGGCAAGATGACCCTGTTCGTCGAGACCTTCGACATCGCCAGGCTCGTCGAGGAGGTCGCGACGACGGCGGCGCCGCTCGTCGAGAAGAAGGGGAACCGGTTCGCCGTCCGATGCGATCCGGAGCTCGGCTCCCTCAAGGGAGACGTCACCAAACTCAAGCAGATCCTGTTGAACCTCCTCTCGAACGCGAGCAAGTTCGCCGAGAACGGAGAGATCTCGCTCGAGGTCGCCCGCGAGAGCGACCGGGAGGGGAACTGGGTCACGTTCCGGGTGCGCGACACGGGAATCGGGATGACTCCCGAGCAGCTCGGCAAGGTCTTCCAGGCGTTCACCCAGGCCGATGCCGCGACGACGCGCAAGTACGGCGGCACCGGGCTCGGTCTCGCCCTTTCGCGCCGGTTCTGCCAGATGATGGGGGGCGACGTCACCGCCGAGAGCACCTACGGTCAGGGGGCGACGTTCACCGTGCGCCTTCCCTCCGATGTCGGCAACGAGGAAGGGGATGCGACGTCGATCCACCGCGTGAACTTCCGCGCCCTCGTCGAAGAGGAAGAGAAGCGCCGTCGGGCGCTCGCGGGGAATTCCGGCACCGCGGGCGGCTGA
- a CDS encoding class D sortase, with the protein MSSLPRNLGLLLTLAFATGARGAARPPIDGKIEIPRLGVAGEIREGADDDTLRVAVGHIPGTALPGPTGNVALAAHRYGYFKGLRHVRKGDEITVTTPGGIFHYAVDRIEIVEITDVQVLEPTPDPTLTLVTCYPFDYIGAAPQRLIVRAHQTDVQKASRASDPAEKARPDESTGVAPTS; encoded by the coding sequence ATGTCGTCCCTTCCCCGGAATCTCGGTCTCCTCCTGACCCTCGCATTCGCCACCGGCGCGCGCGGGGCCGCGCGGCCCCCGATCGACGGAAAGATCGAAATCCCGCGGCTCGGCGTCGCGGGGGAGATCCGGGAAGGCGCCGACGACGACACGCTCCGGGTCGCCGTGGGACACATCCCGGGAACGGCGCTCCCCGGCCCGACCGGCAACGTCGCCCTCGCCGCCCACCGCTACGGGTATTTCAAGGGGCTCCGCCACGTGCGGAAGGGGGACGAGATCACCGTCACGACTCCCGGCGGAATCTTCCACTACGCCGTCGACCGCATCGAGATCGTCGAGATCACCGACGTCCAGGTCCTCGAGCCGACGCCGGATCCGACGCTCACGCTCGTCACCTGCTACCCGTTCGACTACATCGGCGCAGCCCCGCAGCGGCTGATCGTGCGGGCCCATCAGACGGATGTCCAGAAGGCCTCCCGCGCCTCCGACCCGGCGGAAAAGGCGCGGCCGGACGAGTCGACCGGCGTCGCTCCGACGAGCTGA
- a CDS encoding STAS domain-containing protein, producing MEIAFAESGPVTVVSIRGSVDGLTAGDLTEALSARVREGRHRLVADFAGVEYISSAGLRALLAALKDTRQQGGDFRLASIRPDVQRVLDLSGFTSILKAFPTVDAAVGSFGA from the coding sequence ATGGAGATCGCGTTCGCGGAATCGGGCCCGGTCACGGTCGTGTCGATCCGGGGAAGCGTCGACGGCCTCACGGCCGGCGACCTCACCGAAGCGCTTTCGGCGCGGGTGCGCGAGGGACGCCACCGCCTCGTCGCCGACTTCGCGGGAGTCGAGTACATCAGCAGCGCGGGTCTGCGCGCGCTGCTCGCCGCGCTGAAGGACACCCGCCAGCAGGGAGGCGACTTCCGGCTCGCCTCGATTCGTCCGGACGTCCAGCGCGTCCTGGACCTCTCGGGATTCACGAGCATCCTCAAGGCCTTCCCGACCGTCGACGCCGCCGTCGGGAGCTTCGGCGCGTGA
- a CDS encoding patatin-like phospholipase family protein encodes MSGAAPRRRVALVIGSGSVKCAAALGLQRVLAREGIAVDMVVGCSGGSIYASFLAAGIATEEAVRMTKELWTQEITDRRHTPSLLRAILPRVFGFTEDFGLKSDTLVMKRLRDVFGTRRIEAMPTPLHLTATDFRTGEQVVLSEGTLVDGIRASIAIPFIFRPWKVGGRLLIDGFMSDPLPVGVAIREGADVIVAMGFESPYQTAIRSPARFSFQLSSIMTNNLLKSRFAFHNLAHHAEVIPVIPQFSERIRLFDTAKIPLIIEEGERAAEEQLPYLRRLLAEPAAGGSRA; translated from the coding sequence GTGAGCGGCGCGGCGCCCCGGCGGCGGGTCGCGCTCGTCATCGGCTCCGGGAGCGTCAAGTGCGCCGCCGCGCTCGGTCTCCAGCGCGTGCTCGCGCGCGAAGGAATCGCCGTCGACATGGTCGTCGGGTGCAGCGGGGGGAGCATCTACGCCTCCTTCCTCGCGGCCGGCATCGCGACGGAGGAGGCCGTCCGGATGACGAAGGAGCTCTGGACCCAGGAGATCACGGACCGGCGCCACACGCCGTCGCTGCTGCGCGCGATCCTTCCGCGCGTCTTCGGCTTCACCGAGGATTTCGGCCTGAAGAGCGACACGCTCGTGATGAAGCGCCTGCGGGACGTCTTCGGCACGCGCCGGATCGAGGCGATGCCGACGCCGCTCCATCTGACCGCGACCGACTTCCGGACGGGGGAGCAGGTCGTCCTCTCCGAAGGGACGCTCGTCGACGGGATCCGGGCGTCGATCGCGATCCCGTTCATCTTTCGCCCGTGGAAAGTGGGAGGCCGGCTCCTGATCGACGGATTCATGTCCGATCCGCTTCCCGTGGGGGTCGCGATCCGGGAAGGCGCCGATGTCATCGTCGCGATGGGATTCGAGAGTCCGTACCAGACGGCGATCCGCTCTCCGGCACGCTTCTCGTTTCAGCTCTCGAGCATCATGACGAACAACCTGCTGAAGTCGCGGTTCGCGTTCCACAACCTCGCGCACCACGCGGAAGTGATCCCCGTCATCCCGCAGTTCTCCGAGCGCATCCGTTTGTTCGACACGGCGAAGATCCCGCTCATCATCGAGGAAGGGGAGCGCGCGGCCGAGGAGCAGCTTCCCTATCTGCGGCGCCTGCTGGCCGAGCCGGCCGCCGGCGGCTCGCGCGCGTGA